The sequence AAAGGCAGTTCGGCGAGTTTCTGTTTCCATGTAAGCTGCGGGCCGGTATGCGGGACGTCTTTTACAAGCCGGTGCGTGGCTTCCGTTTTTGCGTTGAACAGCGTCATGTGCACCAGCATCATAAATCCGGTGATGGCCGTGCAGATCCAGAAAACGCCGTCAATTCCCCAGCCCAGCCCGACTATGTTGCCGAGGAATTTGTCGCCTGTCCGCACAAAAGGCGAAACAAAACTTTCAGCCACTATGCCGAGGTTCATTATGGCGTAGAGAAAACTGTAGCCGATGGTGGCGGTTCGCTCGTCGGTGTACTCTTTCACTCCGGCGTAAAGCGCGGGCTGGAGGATACCCGAACCCGCCGCCATGAAAAACAGGCCTGACCACGCGATCAGGTAGGCGGTAAACCCATGTCCGTCGCACGGCGCGCAGGTGATAAGCACCCGCCCGGTGAAAAGCGCGCCCAGCGACAGGGTAATTGCGCGCCGCACTCCCAGTCTGTCCGACACGAACCCGCCGCCGAACATGAACAGCGTGACCAGCCCGGTAAAAGCGGAAACGCTTATTCCGGTCAGCGCGTCCGGCATGCCGACGCGGGTGCCGAGAAACCGTGTCAGAAGGGTAAGGATGCCGAAATAGGCTATCCCGTCCCCGAAATTGACCATATTGATCAGCCAGAACGCTTTTGACGAACCGAACAGGATGCCCATGCTTTCTTTAAGCGAAAGCTCCTTTTTTGTTTCGTTATCCATTATTCCACCCGTACTTTAAAATAATTCATCACAGCGTATCATATTTTTCACACCGCCGACACAGCGTCTGTCAAGCTCCGCCATACTCACAATGGCGGCAAATGTGCTATTCTAAAAGTGTCAATTGTTTCGCACAGGAGAGGATGCAGGCAATGACTTTTCTATTATTTGTCGCGGTAGTGTATCTGATCGCCAAGTCCGCCAGGATAGGCGATGCCGAGCGTGAAATTTCATCGCTGAAAAACCGGATTTCGCAGCTGGAGCGGTATATCAGTCTGCTGTCCGGAAAATTCGCGCCAGCCGTTTCTAAAACATCTTCTGAAACCGCAGTTCGGCAGGAAGCGTCCGCTGTCGGGCCCGGCAGCGCGCCTCCGGCCGGCGCCGCGCCCGGATCCGTTCCCGCGCCGGTTTTGCGGCCGCACGCCGAACCCGGCCCGATACCGGGCGCGCTTGAGCCGGATATGCCCGGCCCGGCGCCCGCAAAAACGGTGGACTGGGAAAATTTCGCGGGCGCAAGCCTGTTCGCCTGGCTGGGCGGGTTCGCGCTGTTTCTGGGGCTGGTGTTTTTTGTCAAATATTCCATTGATGCGGGTTACCTCAGCCCGCTGGTGCGGGTGGCGCTGGGTCTTGCCGGCGGAACCGCGCTTGTGACCGGGGGAGCATATATTAAGGATCGCGGAGTGAAAATCACGTCCGACACGTTGTGCGCGAGCGGCATAGCCGTGCTGTACGCGTCCGTATACGCCGCCGGTTCGTTTTACGGTTTCATCGGGCAGGGGCCGGAGTTTTTATTCATGGCGATTGTTTCGGCGTCGGCGTTTTTCCTGTCGGTTCACATGAACGCGCAGTTTGTAGCCATACTGGGGCTGGCCGGCGGGTTTTTGACTCCGCTGCTGCTGTCTGCCGGAGAAGCCCGCACGCTGGCTTTATTCAGCTATATCGGTCTGCTCGATATAGCGCTGCTGGCGCTGGCGGCGCGGATGCGGTGGCCGGCGCTGGTCTGGCTTTCGGGCCTGGGTACGCTGGCGCTTGAGTTTTCGTGGTATGGCAGGTTCTTTTCGGTTGAACAGGTCTGGCCCGCGGCGGCGGTGTTCGCGCTGTTTCCCGCGCTATATGCCGCAATGTCGTTTTTAAGGGACAATCTCCGCCTGAAAGATGATTTCGCCGGGGCTTCCGCTCCGGCGCTGGCAATAGCGGGAGTGCTGGCCGCATGGAATATGGCGGGGTTTAACGGACTGGCGGGCCGCCCTGCGCCGGCATTTACGCTGCTCATGCTGGTAAATATCACGCTCTGCGCGCTTTCCTGGCGCGAGGCCGGATTTTACGAGCCGTGGCGCAAGATCGTCAGTCTTTTGAATTTTGTCACGCTGCTGCGCTGGACAATTTATTCCGTCACCCCGGAAACATTGCCGCTGGCGCTGTTTTTCTTCGTGCTGTTTTCCATTCTGGGCGGAATATTTCCGCTTTATATGAGAGCGCGTGGCAAGACGCAAATAACTTATGCCGACGGGCTGGCGGCGACGCTGTGCCTTCTGCCGTTGCTGCCGCTGATTTTTAAATGCGGGACAGGCTCGTGGCTGGTATGGCCCGCTGTTGCGGTTATCGCCGCCGCCGGGCTGGCGGTGGCGGCGGCGCTGGGCGCGGCGAGTCTTGCGGTCGGAGGCTTCGCGCTGGTGCTGATTGTGATGCTTTTCTGGCTGTTTAAAATGCCGCTTGCGGGCGGCGGCATCGGCCTGATGATAATGGCGGCTGTTATGGCGGGCGTGTTCATGGGGGTGGGCGCGGGGCTGAAAAAACTGTCGGGCGCGCTGGACATGCCGCCGGACAACCCGCTGTTCAAACATTTTTCGCTGCTGTCCGTGCTGCCTTCGTTCATGCTGATGTTCGTTGCGGTGTTTTATTTCAAGCCGCTGGCGCCTCATGCGGCGTTCGGGGCGGCGCTTGCCGTCGCGGTTTTGCTGCTGGCTGCCGCGCGCGTTTATACAAAGGGCGAGGCCGCCTATATGGCGCTGATCGGTTCGTTTCTGGTGCAACTGGCGTGGCATTCCGTTATGGAAACCGGGATGGAGCCGGCCGGCATCGCGTGGCACTGCCTGTTTCTGGCGGTTTTTCTGGCGTATCCGTATATAGCGCGGGGCAGGTTTTCGCAAATGCCGGCCGTATGGATCACCGCCGCGCTGGCGGGCTGCGCGCAGTTTCTGCTTGTTTACGGCGCGTGCAAGCCGTTGGTGCCGCCGCTGGCGCGCGGGTTTGTGCCGGCGGCGTTTGCCGTGCTGTATCTGGCGGTTGCGCTGTTTGAGGCGCGCGGACGGGGAGGCGACGGGTTCAGTCGTTCCCGGCTGGCCTGGTCCGGTGGAATGACGCTGTTTTTCATAACGCTGATTTTCCCGGTCCAGTTTGACCGGGAGTGGCTGACCATAGCCTGGGGCCTTGAGGGCGCGGCGCTTGTGTGGCTGTATGCCCGGCTGCCGCATCCGGGCCTTAAGCGGGCGGCGTATATTCTGCTTGCCGCAAGTTTCGCCCGGCTGGCTTTGAACGGGTCGGTGCTGACTTATCATATCCGGCAGGACGTGCCGGTTTTCAACTGGTATCTGTATACTTACGGGCTGGTTGCGGCGGCCTGTTTTATCGGCGCGAAACTCTGGCCTGAAAACGAGGGAGAGCTTTTTGCCACCAGACCCTCTCCGGTGCTTTCCGGCATGGGCGTTATTCTGCTGTTCCTGCTTCTGAATATCGAAATAGCGGATTATTTCAGCGCCGGTTCCGCTCTCACGTTCGAGTTTTCGGGCAATCTTGTGCGGGATATGGTGTACACGCTCGGCTGGGGTCTGTTCGCGCTGGGCCTGCTGGTGGCGGGACTGTACAAAAGATCCCGGGCAGGCAGGCTTGCCGCCGTCGCGCTTATGTCGGCGACCGTGCTGAAACTGTTTTTCCATGACCTGTGGGTTTTGGGCCAACTGTACCGGGTAGGCGCGTTTGTGGGGCTGGCTGTTCTGCTGATAGTGGTTTCCTATCTTTATCAGAGATTCGTGCGAGGCAATCATGAAACATCCGTTCCTTAGCTTCGTGCTGTGCGCGGTTTGCGTAACGCCGGCGCGGGCCGGCTGGAATTATGTCCAGACTGTGGCGGCCGGCGCGGCCGGCCTTAATAAAATCGAGCTTTCGACAGCCGTTATTGACCGGAGTCTGCCGGATCTGGCTGATCTGCGCCTGCGCACGCCCGGCGGCGCGGACGTTCCATATTTCACCGTACGGAACCTGCCGCCGGATTTTGTTCTTCAGACCGATATCCGCGAGGAAGGCAAAATGACCGTCGTGCTGGCTGATTTCGGCAAACCACGAGATGTCATGGGCGTGCTTCTGGAAATTCCCGCCGAGGAATTTATAAAGACTGTAAACGTAATGGGGAGCGATACCGGCGCGGACTGGCGGCCTGTCGCGCTTAAAAAATATATTTTCCGGCAGGGCGGCCGGGCGAAACTGCAGGTGCGGTTCGCGCCGGTCCGATACCGTTTTCTGCGGCTTGAGCTTGATAACGAAACTTCGCCGCCAGTGGGCATAACGCAGGTCAGCGCGGTGCTGCGCGCCGGCGCATATGACCGGCTGAAAAAAATCGAGATTCCATTTTCCGCCGCGCAGCGCGGCAAGGATACCGTTCTGACGCTCGACCTGCCTGCCAGAAACCTCTACATCGCGGAACTTGAGCTGACCGCGCAGGACGGTCTGTACAGCCGGCAGGCGAGACTGGTTTCCGTCCGTAACAGTTTCGCTGCGGCCGGCTGCGTGGGTTCAGGGCAGGAACCGGGCTGCGGGAAAAGTTTTCCCGTCCGCCGGCAATTCGCCGATG is a genomic window of Elusimicrobiaceae bacterium containing:
- a CDS encoding DUF2339 domain-containing protein is translated as MTFLLFVAVVYLIAKSARIGDAEREISSLKNRISQLERYISLLSGKFAPAVSKTSSETAVRQEASAVGPGSAPPAGAAPGSVPAPVLRPHAEPGPIPGALEPDMPGPAPAKTVDWENFAGASLFAWLGGFALFLGLVFFVKYSIDAGYLSPLVRVALGLAGGTALVTGGAYIKDRGVKITSDTLCASGIAVLYASVYAAGSFYGFIGQGPEFLFMAIVSASAFFLSVHMNAQFVAILGLAGGFLTPLLLSAGEARTLALFSYIGLLDIALLALAARMRWPALVWLSGLGTLALEFSWYGRFFSVEQVWPAAAVFALFPALYAAMSFLRDNLRLKDDFAGASAPALAIAGVLAAWNMAGFNGLAGRPAPAFTLLMLVNITLCALSWREAGFYEPWRKIVSLLNFVTLLRWTIYSVTPETLPLALFFFVLFSILGGIFPLYMRARGKTQITYADGLAATLCLLPLLPLIFKCGTGSWLVWPAVAVIAAAGLAVAAALGAASLAVGGFALVLIVMLFWLFKMPLAGGGIGLMIMAAVMAGVFMGVGAGLKKLSGALDMPPDNPLFKHFSLLSVLPSFMLMFVAVFYFKPLAPHAAFGAALAVAVLLLAAARVYTKGEAAYMALIGSFLVQLAWHSVMETGMEPAGIAWHCLFLAVFLAYPYIARGRFSQMPAVWITAALAGCAQFLLVYGACKPLVPPLARGFVPAAFAVLYLAVALFEARGRGGDGFSRSRLAWSGGMTLFFITLIFPVQFDREWLTIAWGLEGAALVWLYARLPHPGLKRAAYILLAASFARLALNGSVLTYHIRQDVPVFNWYLYTYGLVAAACFIGAKLWPENEGELFATRPSPVLSGMGVILLFLLLNIEIADYFSAGSALTFEFSGNLVRDMVYTLGWGLFALGLLVAGLYKRSRAGRLAAVALMSATVLKLFFHDLWVLGQLYRVGAFVGLAVLLIVVSYLYQRFVRGNHETSVP
- a CDS encoding MFS transporter yields the protein MDNETKKELSLKESMGILFGSSKAFWLINMVNFGDGIAYFGILTLLTRFLGTRVGMPDALTGISVSAFTGLVTLFMFGGGFVSDRLGVRRAITLSLGALFTGRVLITCAPCDGHGFTAYLIAWSGLFFMAAGSGILQPALYAGVKEYTDERTATIGYSFLYAIMNLGIVAESFVSPFVRTGDKFLGNIVGLGWGIDGVFWICTAITGFMMLVHMTLFNAKTEATHRLVKDVPHTGPQLTWKQKLAELPFLDSRFMFFIFILLPVRTLFAHQFLTMPDYVFRAFPEAVSQKFEWINGLNPFIIVIFVPLIAALTRKANIITMMIIGTSISAVTTFLLVPGPNLNMLIAYVILFSLGEAVWSSRFLEYVADLAPAGKVGAYMGLAGIPWFLAKFTTGLYSGFMLERFVPPAGAQDTSTLWLIYGIIACLSPIGLILAKKWVEVAHIPKNS